The following proteins are encoded in a genomic region of Leifsonia psychrotolerans:
- a CDS encoding DsbA family protein, giving the protein MTIVGPSDDRPSKNRRRDAQQKAKQLRDEQKKKDRRNRVFLRSGIIVGSLAIVALIAVVIVTSIRPVGPGPANMASDGLLIGEGMKVVTTSALSPEAKPVPTEPDTTGTVTDIRVYVDYLCQLCGQFDKTNGEQIAKWVGAGAATVEIHPIALLTHKSAGTEYSLRAANAAACVADSSPDDFFAFNSAMFTDQPEEGSAGRSDDDLLALVEKSGVHANLASIRRCIDDRTFVSWVKAATDRAVTGPVPNSDLTAIKGTPTVLVNGKQYVGSLNDPKEFAAFVLQAAGETYSTSTATPTPTPTPTPAG; this is encoded by the coding sequence ATGACTATTGTCGGACCGAGCGACGACCGTCCTTCCAAGAACAGGCGACGCGACGCCCAACAGAAGGCAAAGCAGCTTCGTGACGAGCAAAAGAAGAAGGACCGCCGCAATCGCGTGTTCCTGCGAAGCGGAATCATCGTCGGTTCCCTGGCCATCGTCGCTCTGATCGCCGTGGTCATCGTGACGTCGATCCGTCCCGTCGGTCCGGGGCCGGCCAACATGGCCAGTGACGGACTGCTCATCGGCGAGGGAATGAAGGTCGTGACGACCTCGGCGCTGTCGCCCGAGGCCAAGCCCGTTCCGACCGAGCCTGACACCACGGGAACCGTCACCGACATCCGGGTCTACGTCGACTATCTGTGCCAGCTCTGCGGCCAGTTCGACAAGACGAACGGCGAACAGATCGCCAAATGGGTCGGCGCCGGTGCGGCGACGGTCGAGATCCACCCGATTGCACTGCTCACCCACAAGTCGGCCGGCACCGAGTATTCGCTGCGCGCAGCGAACGCGGCTGCCTGTGTCGCAGACTCATCACCCGACGACTTCTTCGCCTTCAACTCGGCCATGTTCACCGATCAGCCCGAAGAGGGGTCCGCGGGGCGCAGCGATGACGACCTGCTCGCACTCGTCGAAAAGTCGGGGGTGCACGCCAACCTGGCCTCGATTCGGCGGTGCATCGACGACAGAACGTTTGTCTCGTGGGTCAAGGCGGCCACTGACCGGGCCGTCACCGGTCCCGTGCCCAACTCCGACCTCACGGCGATCAAGGGAACGCCGACGGTGCTGGTGAACGGCAAGCAGTATGTCGGTTCGTTGAATGACCCGAAGGAGTTCGCGGCATTTGTGCTGCAGGCCGCCGGGGAAACCTACTCCACGTCCACGGCCACACCCACTCCGACGCCGACGCCCACGCCGGCCGGATAG
- a CDS encoding LacI family DNA-binding transcriptional regulator, whose translation MSMTAGKRVGIKQVAEAAGVSASTVSQVYNHKGEASSATREHVLSIGAQLGYRPNVLGQALRSGRSRVIGVVVSYRDSAVWDQTYLPYYRNIIAGAAIEAVEHGYAISAAPSNEHGLTDTFLPLDGVIVVDPIPGDLVVEQCLATGMAIITDGGYETSNSAARLVTVRSDMDKGIPKVLDHLQAESAASVFRPALFVGPRLDSYTVDTIRAYKKWCEVAGFEAAVTTPEPSQSPLDAARTLLARGIRAVTAVHCLNETYCAAIFEAAAELGISIPDELQVSVAGNAAAMGAERRAVYLNLDPVETGARCARALISLLEGNDVTDIVEEVTLVPASQVVG comes from the coding sequence ATGAGCATGACAGCAGGCAAGCGAGTCGGCATCAAACAGGTCGCCGAAGCGGCAGGGGTTTCCGCCTCAACGGTTTCACAGGTCTACAACCACAAGGGAGAGGCCTCATCCGCCACGCGTGAACATGTGTTGTCGATTGGTGCGCAGCTCGGCTATCGGCCGAACGTGTTGGGTCAGGCACTGCGCTCGGGTCGGTCCCGCGTGATCGGCGTCGTGGTCAGCTACCGGGACTCGGCGGTGTGGGATCAAACGTACCTGCCCTACTACCGCAACATCATCGCCGGCGCTGCGATTGAAGCGGTGGAGCACGGCTACGCGATCTCGGCCGCGCCCAGCAACGAGCACGGTCTCACTGACACCTTCTTGCCGCTCGACGGAGTAATCGTTGTCGACCCGATCCCCGGCGACCTCGTCGTCGAGCAATGCCTGGCCACTGGTATGGCGATCATCACCGATGGCGGCTATGAAACCAGCAATTCTGCCGCACGGCTGGTCACAGTGCGCTCAGACATGGACAAGGGCATCCCGAAGGTTCTGGATCATCTGCAGGCCGAATCGGCGGCATCCGTTTTCAGGCCGGCCCTCTTCGTCGGGCCACGACTCGACAGCTACACCGTCGACACAATCCGTGCTTACAAAAAATGGTGCGAAGTCGCCGGCTTTGAGGCCGCAGTCACCACCCCCGAGCCGAGCCAATCGCCACTGGATGCGGCACGCACCCTCCTGGCCCGGGGCATCCGGGCAGTGACCGCCGTGCACTGTCTGAACGAAACGTATTGCGCAGCGATCTTCGAGGCCGCCGCCGAGTTGGGAATCTCGATTCCCGACGAACTCCAGGTCTCCGTGGCGGGAAACGCCGCTGCGATGGGCGCAGAGCGACGCGCGGTGTACCTGAATCTCGATCCCGTCGAGACCGGCGCTCGGTGCGCCCGCGCGCTCATCTCGCTGCTTGAGGGCAACGACGTCACAGACATCGTTGAAGAAGTCACTCTTGTTCCAGCGAGCCAGGTCGTCGGATAG
- a CDS encoding ABC transporter substrate-binding protein — MRHKGLLLVPAALTTTLLLAACGASESAVQANGNPASYGDCEVTGTAGEYTLDTLTENTLLMKADLPSPGWYNGDTVEDIRSGFDFCLLVNIAHRAGIDNVKLQMASFDGLVAGKSGDMDLSLNQITITDERKKVMDFSDPYFQSTAGVLVKVGSDVTEKNLAQQSLGVKQGTVGQILVADTFPSTSPAVFPGDSEQQAAVLAGTVDAGIQDLSIVLGAAAKSGGKLEVVGQIETDEAYGIMMAKGSPNLGTINKILADLKADGTLDKLSAAYLADAYGIDPASIPVWHLK; from the coding sequence ATGAGGCATAAAGGGCTACTTCTCGTTCCCGCTGCGCTAACTACGACACTGCTTCTCGCCGCCTGTGGCGCGTCGGAGAGCGCCGTTCAGGCCAACGGAAACCCCGCATCATACGGCGACTGCGAGGTGACCGGCACCGCGGGTGAGTACACGCTCGACACCCTCACCGAGAACACTCTGCTGATGAAAGCCGATTTGCCAAGCCCGGGTTGGTACAACGGCGACACGGTCGAAGACATTCGCAGCGGCTTTGACTTTTGTCTGCTCGTGAACATCGCCCACCGGGCCGGAATCGACAACGTCAAGCTTCAGATGGCCTCGTTTGACGGCCTCGTCGCCGGCAAGTCGGGTGACATGGACCTGTCGCTCAACCAGATCACCATCACCGACGAGCGCAAGAAGGTCATGGACTTCTCCGACCCGTACTTCCAGTCAACGGCCGGGGTTCTTGTGAAGGTTGGCTCCGACGTCACCGAGAAGAACCTGGCCCAGCAAAGCCTGGGCGTCAAGCAGGGAACCGTCGGCCAGATTCTTGTCGCCGACACCTTCCCCTCGACCTCGCCGGCCGTCTTCCCCGGCGACTCGGAGCAGCAGGCCGCCGTCTTGGCCGGCACCGTCGACGCCGGCATCCAGGATCTCAGCATTGTGTTGGGTGCCGCAGCGAAGTCAGGCGGAAAACTGGAGGTTGTCGGGCAGATTGAGACCGACGAGGCCTACGGAATCATGATGGCGAAGGGGTCGCCGAACCTCGGCACGATCAACAAGATCCTGGCCGATCTGAAAGCCGACGGTACCCTCGACAAGCTCAGCGCGGCTTACCTCGCCGATGCCTACGGCATCGACCCGGCCAGCATTCCTGTATGGCACCTCAAGTGA
- a CDS encoding amino acid ABC transporter permease, producing MSIDLARVAQPRQAARPAPVGSARTLLLVGYLLSALTTALTGYAAWLTITVAETGVWEIILGLATSVVVVLALCTFVPLARGSKQQATSARALAADNIVEARTYRSRAGQSAWIAIGSCLPIIFIATFTLFLLANDHAVQTTFFDASFMAKSFVAVTVAFGENIKIAVLAEILVLIWALLIALARLAPGKAGRPLRWLATAYVDVFRAVPSIIVIYLVGFGLPLAGVPLFSDLGPMWSAVLALTLTYGAYVAEVYRSGIDGIHWSQVSAARSLGLSYGKTMRFVVVPQALRRVTPPLLNDFIGLQKDTALVTIIGTVDAFTQAKIYSSNYFNLSSVTVVAILFIIITIPQTRFVDRLLERDARRQRNKG from the coding sequence GTGAGCATTGATCTCGCTCGGGTCGCGCAGCCTCGTCAGGCTGCGCGACCCGCACCAGTCGGTTCGGCGCGAACCCTGCTGCTCGTCGGCTACCTCCTTTCCGCACTCACGACGGCTCTGACCGGCTACGCGGCCTGGCTGACGATCACCGTCGCTGAAACCGGCGTCTGGGAGATCATTCTTGGCCTCGCAACAAGCGTTGTCGTGGTGCTTGCGCTGTGCACATTCGTGCCGTTGGCGCGGGGGAGTAAGCAGCAGGCCACGAGCGCTCGAGCGCTCGCCGCAGATAATATTGTGGAGGCTCGCACCTATCGCTCCCGGGCCGGGCAAAGCGCCTGGATCGCAATCGGTTCGTGCCTGCCGATCATCTTCATCGCCACCTTCACGCTCTTCCTGCTCGCCAATGATCACGCGGTGCAAACCACGTTCTTCGACGCGAGCTTCATGGCGAAGAGCTTCGTTGCCGTCACCGTCGCGTTCGGCGAGAACATCAAAATTGCAGTTCTCGCCGAGATTCTGGTGCTGATCTGGGCGCTCCTCATCGCTCTCGCCCGGCTGGCTCCGGGAAAAGCCGGTCGACCGCTCCGCTGGCTGGCCACGGCGTACGTGGATGTCTTCCGTGCGGTGCCGTCGATCATCGTGATCTATCTCGTTGGCTTCGGCCTGCCGCTGGCCGGAGTTCCCCTCTTCAGCGACCTTGGCCCGATGTGGTCGGCGGTGCTCGCTTTGACGCTCACCTATGGCGCCTACGTCGCCGAGGTCTATCGCTCCGGAATTGACGGCATTCACTGGTCGCAGGTCTCCGCAGCTCGCTCACTCGGGCTCTCCTACGGAAAGACGATGCGTTTCGTGGTGGTTCCGCAGGCGCTGCGCCGGGTGACTCCGCCGTTGCTGAACGACTTCATCGGGTTGCAGAAGGACACCGCTCTCGTCACCATCATCGGCACCGTCGACGCCTTCACCCAGGCCAAGATCTACTCCAGCAACTACTTCAACCTGTCGTCGGTGACGGTTGTCGCCATCTTGTTCATCATCATCACCATCCCGCAGACCCGGTTCGTCGACAGGCTCCTGGAGCGCGACGCGCGTCGGCAGCGGAATAAGGGGTAA
- a CDS encoding amino acid ABC transporter ATP-binding protein, with translation MVAFLELNTITKSYGSNQVLRGIDLHVNRHQVVCLIGASGCGKSTLLRCVNALEEIDQGDIRLDGDVVSGEGIDVNSLRRKIGIVFQSFNLFPHMSVLDNVTLSPIRVLGLSKADAEAQALALLERVGLASKAAAYPDQLSGGQQQRVAIVRALAMNPDVLLLDEITSALDPELVAEVLNIVRDLAADGLTILMATHEMSFAKEVADTVVYVHEGVILEQGPPDQIFGAPQEERTRAFLKKIIEAGRL, from the coding sequence ATCGTGGCTTTTCTTGAACTGAACACCATCACCAAGTCCTACGGGAGCAATCAGGTGCTGCGTGGGATCGACCTGCACGTGAATCGGCATCAGGTCGTCTGCCTCATCGGCGCGTCGGGCTGTGGCAAGTCCACCCTGCTGCGCTGCGTCAATGCACTCGAAGAGATCGACCAGGGAGACATCCGTCTGGACGGCGACGTCGTCTCAGGCGAGGGAATCGACGTCAACTCGCTGCGGCGCAAAATCGGCATCGTCTTTCAGAGCTTCAACCTGTTTCCGCACATGAGCGTGCTCGACAACGTCACGCTGTCTCCCATCCGCGTTCTCGGGCTGAGCAAAGCGGATGCCGAGGCGCAGGCACTCGCTCTGCTGGAACGTGTCGGGCTGGCGAGCAAGGCCGCGGCCTACCCGGACCAGCTCTCGGGCGGCCAACAACAACGCGTGGCAATCGTGCGCGCACTCGCAATGAACCCTGACGTTCTGCTTCTCGACGAGATCACGTCGGCTCTGGACCCTGAGCTGGTGGCCGAGGTGCTCAATATTGTGCGTGATCTGGCGGCAGATGGGCTGACCATCCTGATGGCAACCCACGAGATGTCGTTCGCGAAGGAAGTCGCCGACACCGTCGTCTACGTGCATGAGGGAGTCATTTTGGAACAGGGGCCACCCGATCAGATTTTCGGGGCGCCCCAGGAGGAGCGCACCCGTGCGTTCTTGAAGAAGATCATTGAGGCGGGAAGGCTATGA
- a CDS encoding type 1 glutamine amidotransferase, with protein MTKILVVEHEANAGIGLVGERIRAAGIEIDVVGPEAGHDIPLAAEGYAGVVVLGGTPGPTDDDDATWLPRVRALISDSLETETPFLGICLGAQLLAVVAGGVVAGVRKGSEIGLSELALTAHAADDPLLHDLPSELHAMQWHSLEVHELPPGSTSLCSSDRCPNQAFRVGESAWGLQFHLEALAATAEEWARHDSADLQDAGLSRSQVIEPMRQREAELRQVWSTVADRWVNVVQSAESSTRRSNRVATA; from the coding sequence ATGACGAAGATCTTGGTCGTCGAACATGAGGCAAATGCGGGAATCGGCCTGGTCGGCGAGCGCATCCGGGCCGCGGGCATCGAGATCGATGTTGTGGGTCCAGAAGCTGGGCATGACATTCCGCTCGCTGCCGAGGGGTATGCCGGGGTCGTCGTGTTGGGCGGAACACCCGGGCCAACCGATGATGACGACGCGACCTGGTTGCCGCGGGTCCGCGCTCTGATCTCCGACAGCCTGGAAACGGAAACGCCGTTCCTGGGCATCTGCCTCGGCGCCCAGTTGCTCGCTGTCGTGGCCGGCGGCGTGGTCGCCGGCGTGCGCAAAGGATCAGAAATTGGACTCAGCGAGCTGGCTCTCACCGCTCACGCCGCGGATGACCCGTTGCTGCACGATCTGCCGAGCGAATTGCACGCCATGCAGTGGCATTCGCTCGAGGTGCACGAGTTGCCCCCCGGTTCGACGTCCCTCTGCTCAAGCGACCGCTGCCCGAACCAGGCATTTCGAGTGGGGGAGTCAGCCTGGGGGCTGCAATTCCACCTGGAGGCCCTCGCCGCAACCGCCGAGGAATGGGCGCGCCACGACAGTGCTGATCTGCAGGATGCCGGGCTCTCGCGGTCGCAGGTCATCGAGCCGATGCGCCAGCGCGAGGCCGAACTGCGCCAGGTCTGGTCGACCGTGGCCGACCGGTGGGTGAACGTCGTGCAGTCAGCAGAATCGTCGACCCGCCGGAGCAACAGGGTCGCCACGGCCTGA
- a CDS encoding DMT family transporter, which yields MTQLADTHSTTPADASHRHLPMGAAVGCAVLFGALNALQSRINGELGARIGDGFVAAVISFGSGLVVLSVAMLIWPAGRRGLGRVRQALAGRTLAGSTLTWWQVLGGTAGAFYVLSQSLTAAILGVALFTVAVVAGQTVSGLVMDRFGISPGGRRPLTPPRVIGAVGALVAVGLAVSGQAASGVPLWLMLMPLAAGFGQGWQQAVNGRVKAVAESALTATFVNFVFGTVALGAVCVIHAMFVGFPAVLPAEPWLYIGGLLGCIFIAGNAMIVRTTGVLVLGLGIVAGQLLCALALDLFIPTIAAGPVATTTVAGTVLALAAVGVVGIRRRSR from the coding sequence ATGACGCAACTGGCCGACACGCACAGCACCACCCCGGCCGACGCCTCCCACCGCCACCTCCCGATGGGGGCGGCGGTCGGCTGCGCCGTGCTCTTCGGGGCTCTGAACGCACTGCAATCGCGCATCAACGGCGAGCTCGGTGCCCGCATCGGCGATGGCTTCGTCGCTGCGGTGATCTCGTTCGGCAGCGGCCTCGTCGTTCTCAGCGTCGCGATGCTGATCTGGCCGGCCGGGCGACGCGGCTTGGGCCGCGTGCGGCAGGCGCTCGCGGGCCGCACGCTCGCGGGCAGCACGCTCACCTGGTGGCAGGTTCTGGGCGGCACCGCCGGGGCGTTCTATGTGCTGTCGCAGAGCCTCACGGCCGCCATCCTCGGGGTTGCGCTGTTCACGGTCGCGGTCGTGGCGGGTCAGACGGTCAGCGGTCTGGTGATGGACCGGTTCGGCATCAGCCCCGGGGGCCGACGCCCGCTGACGCCTCCGCGTGTGATCGGGGCGGTCGGGGCACTGGTCGCCGTGGGACTCGCGGTGTCCGGCCAGGCGGCGTCGGGGGTGCCGCTCTGGCTTATGTTGATGCCGCTCGCGGCTGGGTTCGGCCAGGGCTGGCAGCAGGCGGTCAACGGGCGGGTGAAGGCGGTGGCCGAGAGCGCACTGACCGCGACATTTGTGAACTTTGTCTTCGGAACCGTCGCGCTCGGCGCGGTGTGTGTCATCCATGCGATGTTCGTCGGTTTTCCCGCGGTGCTGCCTGCGGAACCGTGGCTCTACATCGGCGGACTACTCGGCTGCATTTTCATCGCCGGCAACGCAATGATCGTGCGCACGACCGGTGTTCTCGTGTTGGGCCTCGGTATCGTCGCCGGTCAGCTGCTTTGCGCGCTCGCGCTTGATCTGTTCATTCCGACGATTGCTGCGGGCCCGGTTGCCACGACCACGGTGGCGGGAACCGTGCTGGCTCTCGCCGCCGTGGGCGTGGTCGGCATCCGTCGGCGCAGCCGTTAA
- a CDS encoding nitroreductase family protein has product MTHPIRDAVAARRSFAKVTADTPSHEELLPLVTAAARVADHGALRPWRLIELRGAARERLGAALVEASGQALGADPKMAAKPLRAELLIAVVASRRPSHKVDIWEQDATAAGVAHALSLLLAEAGWGVMWRTGPRTRAASVRTLHGLTDNEELLGWLYVGGVPSDAKPTTRTAIDPTAYLSSI; this is encoded by the coding sequence GTGACTCATCCGATCAGGGACGCGGTGGCCGCACGGCGCTCGTTCGCGAAGGTGACCGCTGACACGCCGAGCCATGAGGAGTTGCTTCCGCTGGTCACCGCGGCGGCCCGGGTCGCCGACCATGGGGCGCTCCGACCGTGGCGACTGATTGAGTTGCGTGGTGCGGCGCGCGAGCGTCTCGGTGCCGCACTGGTCGAAGCCTCCGGCCAGGCGCTCGGCGCCGACCCGAAAATGGCGGCCAAACCGCTGCGCGCCGAGCTGCTGATCGCCGTGGTGGCGAGCAGACGGCCCAGCCACAAGGTCGACATCTGGGAACAGGATGCGACGGCGGCGGGTGTGGCCCATGCGCTCAGTCTTCTTCTGGCGGAGGCCGGCTGGGGTGTGATGTGGCGCACAGGTCCGCGCACGCGCGCGGCATCCGTTCGCACTCTGCATGGTTTGACCGACAACGAAGAGTTGCTGGGCTGGCTCTACGTCGGCGGCGTGCCCTCCGACGCGAAGCCGACAACACGCACAGCAATCGACCCCACCGCGTACCTCAGTTCGATCTGA
- the msrB gene encoding peptide-methionine (R)-S-oxide reductase MsrB, whose translation MDYEVTKSDDEWREELGDEKFAVLRKAGTERAWTGELLDESRSGIYTCGACNAELFKSGTKFDSHCGWPSFYESVRPEAVELIEDNTLGMTRTEVRCANCGSHLGHVFDDGFGTPTGDRYCMNSISLNFTPAE comes from the coding sequence ATGGACTACGAAGTCACAAAGTCTGACGATGAATGGCGTGAAGAACTCGGCGACGAGAAGTTTGCGGTTCTGCGCAAGGCGGGAACCGAACGCGCCTGGACCGGGGAGTTGCTCGACGAGAGCCGCTCCGGCATCTACACCTGCGGCGCATGCAATGCCGAACTGTTCAAGAGCGGCACCAAATTCGATTCGCACTGCGGATGGCCGAGCTTCTACGAGTCGGTGCGTCCCGAGGCGGTCGAACTGATCGAAGACAACACGCTGGGTATGACGCGCACCGAGGTGCGCTGTGCGAACTGCGGTTCTCACCTGGGCCACGTTTTCGATGACGGTTTCGGAACGCCGACGGGCGACCGTTACTGCATGAACTCGATCTCGCTGAACTTCACCCCGGCCGAGTAG
- a CDS encoding DUF3263 domain-containing protein, which produces MHDELSERDKAILAFENAQAHHAGDKEQAIRAEFSVSAARYYQLLGALIDSPGARAHDPMLVKRLQRMRDARAQARARRSLPTPDYAQPNDLPNKD; this is translated from the coding sequence GTGCACGACGAACTCTCTGAGCGCGACAAGGCCATCCTGGCGTTCGAAAACGCGCAGGCCCACCATGCCGGCGATAAAGAACAGGCGATTAGAGCCGAGTTCTCGGTGTCTGCGGCCCGCTACTATCAACTGTTGGGCGCCTTGATCGACTCTCCTGGTGCTCGTGCTCACGATCCGATGCTGGTGAAACGACTGCAACGGATGCGCGACGCCCGAGCACAGGCGCGAGCCCGTCGGTCCCTGCCCACACCTGACTACGCCCAACCGAACGATCTGCCGAACAAGGACTGA
- a CDS encoding LytR C-terminal domain-containing protein: MPRNTPNDRFDSLPRSIDRVGAHRSPRKKGRGWVAFAWAAGVTAVLVGIGAAVIFTQSTRLDIALPGVTPVASSAAAAIPTAKPVPTPEPTVDPNLSITVLNGTPGAGIAAGVGELLTAAGWNVGATSNADTEDIVTTTIYYSDASLEGAARGIAASLPGAEIRLANDFAESGADLTVVVGNDYIAATE; this comes from the coding sequence ATGCCTCGCAACACACCGAACGATCGCTTCGATTCCCTGCCGCGCTCCATCGACCGAGTCGGCGCGCACCGGTCCCCGCGCAAGAAGGGCCGCGGCTGGGTCGCCTTCGCCTGGGCTGCCGGCGTGACGGCCGTTCTGGTCGGCATCGGTGCGGCAGTCATCTTCACCCAAAGCACCCGACTCGACATTGCTCTTCCCGGGGTGACTCCAGTGGCCAGCAGCGCTGCCGCCGCCATTCCGACGGCGAAGCCCGTGCCGACGCCCGAGCCCACCGTCGACCCGAACCTCAGCATCACCGTGCTGAACGGAACGCCCGGCGCAGGGATTGCTGCAGGTGTCGGCGAGTTGCTCACGGCGGCCGGCTGGAATGTCGGTGCCACCAGCAACGCTGACACGGAAGACATCGTCACGACGACCATCTACTACTCGGATGCGTCCTTGGAAGGGGCCGCGCGGGGGATCGCCGCCTCACTTCCCGGGGCAGAGATTCGACTGGCGAATGACTTCGCCGAGTCAGGTGCCGATCTCACCGTGGTGGTCGGCAACGACTATATTGCCGCGACCGAGTAA
- a CDS encoding cold-shock protein yields MANGTVKWFNAEKGFGFITVDGGDQDVFVHFSAIEMSGYKVLEEGQQVVFEVGVGAKGPQAESVRPA; encoded by the coding sequence ATGGCGAACGGAACCGTGAAATGGTTCAACGCTGAAAAAGGGTTCGGCTTCATCACTGTCGATGGAGGTGACCAGGACGTCTTCGTTCACTTTTCAGCAATTGAAATGAGCGGCTACAAGGTTCTTGAAGAAGGCCAGCAGGTCGTTTTCGAGGTTGGTGTAGGGGCTAAAGGCCCGCAGGCGGAGTCGGTTCGACCCGCCTAG